From Anopheles funestus chromosome 3RL, idAnoFuneDA-416_04, whole genome shotgun sequence, a single genomic window includes:
- the LOC125769642 gene encoding uncharacterized protein LOC125769642 isoform X2 translates to MDDLSSELVAEYIEEEYLEETDSNSDEVSGFLNDDSDEEEILEEEITEINPESSKLRAALRIWFIRNNVFRSGSNNLLSILRNVSSLSAFSSLPQDVRTFLKASVNISQQIVAVPGGGQMWCQGVECCLQHYFRDTFVAEEAFELNLSTDGIPIYNRSPIQMWPILMQLHNMPSVPVMVVGIYCGANKPSDAETFLRPLVTELNNPQDNNININGKPISISVRVFIADSPARAFIKRKYSKFYKQ, encoded by the exons ATGGATGACCTCTCCAGCGAACTAGTAGCCGAATATATCGAAGAGGAATATTTGGAGGAAACCGACAGTAACAGCGATGAAGTGTCCGGCTTCCTTAATGACGACAGTGACgaggaagaaattttggagGAAGAAATAACGGAAATTAATCCCGAAAGCTCGAAGCTACGAGCCGCTTTGCGAATTTGGTTCATTCGCAATAACGTTTTTCGTAGTGGAAGCAATAATTTGTTATCAATACTGCGAAATGTATCTTCTCTTTCCGCTTTTTCATCTCTTCCGCAGGATGTAAGGACATTCCTGAAAGCTTCGGTCAATATAAGTCAACAGATTGTTGCAGTTCCAGGAGGAGGTCAAATGTGGTGCCAGGGAGTTGAATGTTGTTTGCAGCATTATTTCCG tGATACGTTCGTAGCAGAGGAAGCATTCGAGCTAAACCTTTCCACGGACGGAATTCCTATTTACAACCGCAGCCCTATACAGATGTGGCCTATACTAATGCAACTGCACAATATGCCAAGTGTTCCTGTTATGGTTGTAGGAATATATTGTGGCGCTAACAAACCATCCGATGCCGAAACATTTCTAAGACCATTAGTAACAGAGCTTAACAACCCGCAGGACAACAATATCAACATTAATGGAAAACCAATATCAATCTCGGTAAGAGTATTCATAGCGGATTCTCCAGCACGCGCCTTTATTAAACGTAAGtattcaaaattttacaaacaatag
- the LOC125769642 gene encoding uncharacterized protein LOC125769642 isoform X1 — MDDLSSELVAEYIEEEYLEETDSNSDEVSGFLNDDSDEEEILEEEITEINPESSKLRAALRIWFIRNNVFRSGSNNLLSILRNVSSLSAFSSLPQDVRTFLKASVNISQQIVAVPGGGQMWCQGVECCLQHYFRDTFVAEEAFELNLSTDGIPIYNRSPIQMWPILMQLHNMPSVPVMVVGIYCGANKPSDAETFLRPLVTELNNPQDNNININGKPISISVRVFIADSPARAFIKQVCYYNGVLGCIKCKGYGTSLKNPKKVIFEDITADLRTDADFWSEPCSSKGHRKGETPLTDLKHFDIVKDVSTSDNLHLVHVGNVNKLLLGWTEGCLTPFKKWAKTEREEISEELRSMQLPTEIHRKFRSLDTLHFWKASVVYIAPSVCQHRSQTQIKTQIKTQI, encoded by the exons ATGGATGACCTCTCCAGCGAACTAGTAGCCGAATATATCGAAGAGGAATATTTGGAGGAAACCGACAGTAACAGCGATGAAGTGTCCGGCTTCCTTAATGACGACAGTGACgaggaagaaattttggagGAAGAAATAACGGAAATTAATCCCGAAAGCTCGAAGCTACGAGCCGCTTTGCGAATTTGGTTCATTCGCAATAACGTTTTTCGTAGTGGAAGCAATAATTTGTTATCAATACTGCGAAATGTATCTTCTCTTTCCGCTTTTTCATCTCTTCCGCAGGATGTAAGGACATTCCTGAAAGCTTCGGTCAATATAAGTCAACAGATTGTTGCAGTTCCAGGAGGAGGTCAAATGTGGTGCCAGGGAGTTGAATGTTGTTTGCAGCATTATTTCCG tGATACGTTCGTAGCAGAGGAAGCATTCGAGCTAAACCTTTCCACGGACGGAATTCCTATTTACAACCGCAGCCCTATACAGATGTGGCCTATACTAATGCAACTGCACAATATGCCAAGTGTTCCTGTTATGGTTGTAGGAATATATTGTGGCGCTAACAAACCATCCGATGCCGAAACATTTCTAAGACCATTAGTAACAGAGCTTAACAACCCGCAGGACAACAATATCAACATTAATGGAAAACCAATATCAATCTCGGTAAGAGTATTCATAGCGGATTCTCCAGCACGCGCCTTTATTAAAC aGGTTTGCTACTATAACGGTGTTCTCGGATGCATTAAATGTAAAGGATACGGAACCTCtttaaaaaacccaaaaaaagttattttcgaAGATATTACAGCAGATTTACGAACCGATGCGGATTTCTGGAGTGAGCCATGTAGCTCAAAAGGCCATCGCAAAGGCGAAACACCTTTAACAGACTTAAAACATTTTGATATTGTAAAGGATGTGAGTACGAGTGACAATTTACATCTTGTTCATGTTGGTAACGTAAATAAGCTTCTGCTAGGATGGACCGAAGGTTGTCTTACTCCCTTTAAAAAATGGGCTAAGACTGAAAGGGAAGAAATTTCAGAAGAGCTTAGAAGTATGCAATTGCCCACGGAAATCCACAGAAAATTTAGGTCACTAGATACTCTACACTTTTGGAAAGCGTCTGTAGTGTACATAGCGCCATCTGTGTGTCAACACAGATCTCAAACGCAGATAAAAACGCAGATCAAAACGCAGATTTAA
- the LOC125769652 gene encoding uncharacterized protein LOC125769652 isoform X2 has protein sequence MSSSEEETVAGPSHPTRNQRKTTSDEDRQRIVSAYLNGTTPKLISRMFEINLSTVYNILQIYKKTAHVEAKKRGGNHPKLLSAEAVASVQQWIDEDCTITLKKLADKIYGQYQIRASITTISREIKGFNYTLKRLHLIPERRNTESTVSERKEYATNLYDLSHQYADSGMVFVDEVGFNVSMRTSSGRSVKGAPATAVVPNIRSRNISIICAMNKQGILHYSVHHQAINRQSFKEYVLQLKRELRSQNINRSVIIMDNVRFHKCAEVREAIGEDQDRVIYLPPYSPFLNPIENLFSKWKNMVKRTNPQNEVQLIDAIANGATTLTPEDCEGYIRNMWSYASRCLRGEEIYD, from the coding sequence ATGAGTTCTAGCGAAGAAGAAACCGTGGCGGGTCCTTCTCATCCAACTCGGAACCAGAGGAAAACAACAAGCGATGAGGACAGGCAGCGGATTGTATCAGCATACTTAAACGGCACGACACCAAAATTAATAAGTCgcatgtttgaaataaatttgtcaacGGTGTACAATATCCtgcaaatttataaaaaaacggcACACGTTGAGGCAAAAAAACGTGGTGGGAATCATCCGAAATTGTTATCCGCCGAAGCCGTCGCAAGTGTGCAGCAGTGGATAGATGAGGACTGTACCATCACTCTCAAAAAGTTAGCGGACAAAATCTACGGGCAATATCAAATCCGTGCAAGTATTACGACCATATCAAGAGAAATTAAGGGTTTTAATTACACTTTAAAACGCCTACACTTGATCCCTGAGCGTCGAAATACCGAAAGCACTGTTTCGGAAAGGAAAGAGTACGCAACAAATTTGTACGATTTGTCACATCAGTATGCGGATAGTGGAATGGTGTTTGTTGACGAAGTCGGATTCAACGTCAGCATGCGGACTTCTTCCGGGCGATCAGTAAAGGGTGCCCCAGCAACTGCTGTCGTCCCGAATATAAGATCAAGAAATATTTCGATAATCTGTGCCATGAACAAACAAGGAATACTTCACTATTCTGTTCACCATCAGGCAATCAACCGCCAATCTTTTAAAGAATATGTATTGCAGTTGAAGCGAGAACTTCGATCACAAAACATCAATCGATCGGTCATAATAATGGATAACGTGCGCTTCCATAAGTGCGCTGAAGTACGGGAAGCTATCGGTGAAGATCAGGATCGCGTAATATATTTGCCACCATATTCTCCATTTCTCAACCCGATTGAGAATCTATTTAGTAAATGGAAGAATATGGTGAAGCGCACTAATCCACAAAACGAGGTTCAGCTAATAGACGCTATTGCGAATGGAGCCACAACACTCACACCAGAAGATTGTGAGGGTTACATTCGAAATATGTGGAGCTATGCATCTCGCTGCTTGCGGGGGGAagaaatttatgattaa
- the LOC125769652 gene encoding uncharacterized protein LOC125769652 isoform X1 — MCKSCILISICLFFAAMSSSEEETVAGPSHPTRNQRKTTSDEDRQRIVSAYLNGTTPKLISRMFEINLSTVYNILQIYKKTAHVEAKKRGGNHPKLLSAEAVASVQQWIDEDCTITLKKLADKIYGQYQIRASITTISREIKGFNYTLKRLHLIPERRNTESTVSERKEYATNLYDLSHQYADSGMVFVDEVGFNVSMRTSSGRSVKGAPATAVVPNIRSRNISIICAMNKQGILHYSVHHQAINRQSFKEYVLQLKRELRSQNINRSVIIMDNVRFHKCAEVREAIGEDQDRVIYLPPYSPFLNPIENLFSKWKNMVKRTNPQNEVQLIDAIANGATTLTPEDCEGYIRNMWSYASRCLRGEEIYD, encoded by the coding sequence atgtgtaaaagtTGCATTCTTATTAGTATATGTCTGTTTTTTGCAGCTATGAGTTCTAGCGAAGAAGAAACCGTGGCGGGTCCTTCTCATCCAACTCGGAACCAGAGGAAAACAACAAGCGATGAGGACAGGCAGCGGATTGTATCAGCATACTTAAACGGCACGACACCAAAATTAATAAGTCgcatgtttgaaataaatttgtcaacGGTGTACAATATCCtgcaaatttataaaaaaacggcACACGTTGAGGCAAAAAAACGTGGTGGGAATCATCCGAAATTGTTATCCGCCGAAGCCGTCGCAAGTGTGCAGCAGTGGATAGATGAGGACTGTACCATCACTCTCAAAAAGTTAGCGGACAAAATCTACGGGCAATATCAAATCCGTGCAAGTATTACGACCATATCAAGAGAAATTAAGGGTTTTAATTACACTTTAAAACGCCTACACTTGATCCCTGAGCGTCGAAATACCGAAAGCACTGTTTCGGAAAGGAAAGAGTACGCAACAAATTTGTACGATTTGTCACATCAGTATGCGGATAGTGGAATGGTGTTTGTTGACGAAGTCGGATTCAACGTCAGCATGCGGACTTCTTCCGGGCGATCAGTAAAGGGTGCCCCAGCAACTGCTGTCGTCCCGAATATAAGATCAAGAAATATTTCGATAATCTGTGCCATGAACAAACAAGGAATACTTCACTATTCTGTTCACCATCAGGCAATCAACCGCCAATCTTTTAAAGAATATGTATTGCAGTTGAAGCGAGAACTTCGATCACAAAACATCAATCGATCGGTCATAATAATGGATAACGTGCGCTTCCATAAGTGCGCTGAAGTACGGGAAGCTATCGGTGAAGATCAGGATCGCGTAATATATTTGCCACCATATTCTCCATTTCTCAACCCGATTGAGAATCTATTTAGTAAATGGAAGAATATGGTGAAGCGCACTAATCCACAAAACGAGGTTCAGCTAATAGACGCTATTGCGAATGGAGCCACAACACTCACACCAGAAGATTGTGAGGGTTACATTCGAAATATGTGGAGCTATGCATCTCGCTGCTTGCGGGGGGAagaaatttatgattaa